The following DNA comes from Anopheles coustani chromosome 2, idAnoCousDA_361_x.2, whole genome shotgun sequence.
TCCAGGTCGTGCATTTGCTCATTAACTGCGACGTAGCTCTGCTTTCTCGAATCGTACTCGACGATGTTGCGGAACCGATGGCCCCAGCAGATCTCCGCCGGCATGTAGGACGTGCGTGCCTGGTTGATCTGCCCTGTCGTCATTGTACCACCCGTCATCGTGATAACGATTTCGAAATTCCGCTCCAGCAGGTCAGCTGCCGACACCCCGTAAAGCGGGCTCTCGCTGTCGATCACGTGACACACGGTGACGGGCCACAGCAGTATCAGCCGACCATCGTTTTCTAGCTTCAGGTACGACTCGTGCTTCTCGATCTCCTCTCCCTCAGCCGTACGGCGTGATTCGAGGAGTACCGCCGAAACTTTCGTTTCGATCGCGTGCTGCCAGCGACGATCGCAGATGCGAAATACAAAGCACAGCTTACCATCGCGTAGGCAAACGACCGCCCGACGACTGAACTTCGTCTCTGAGATCTTCTGCGGGGGACGGACCATCTTGGCGTATACTATGCCAAGGATCGCTGCGTCGATCAGCAGACCGACTATCAACTGTATCGTGAGCAAACCGAACGATTCCGGGCACTCCTCCGTCGGCACCTTGGCACCGTAACCGGTGGATATCTGTGTTTCCATACTGAACAGCAGAAAGCCAACAAAATCGGACACACCGTCCACACAGGGCATGACACCGTCGAATAACCGTTCGCCGGTCGCCGGATCAAGTGCTAGATCCCCGTGTGCGTACGATAGGATGTACCAGAGGCCGGCAAAGAATGTCCAACTGCCAATGTAGCTCAATACGAACACGGCCAAGGCATAgcgccatttttcttccacctgcAGACCATTTTCAAAATAGAAACTTTTCATTCACTATGGCGATGTTCCTCAAAGATCCCTTGTGACACAAGGACGGGTTTTAAACTTACCAAAGTTGTAACAAGATCCTTCACGAAGCGGATGGATCGTTGCGGTAGGTTATAGATTCGTACGTTTCGTTCACCGATTTTATTAACGACACGTGACACCTTCGTAAACGGTTCACCGAAGTTCTCTTCGGGACAAAGCTCTACTTCCTCCGGTTGACCCATCTTTTTAACGACGGACTTTCACGACAGTTGTTCCGTCTTCCAACCGTTGTTGAAGGCAGTTTTCGGCGTCACTGATAAGATATTACAGATGCACAGCTCCAAGCGACCGCTGGAGATGTGGTTATCAGCACGAAATGTTTGTGTAGCTGATCCCTTGATAGGTTAATTTAAGCCGAACAGAATGGTACGGTACCTCCCACCAAGACTGAGCGGACGGTGCAAAGAATTAAGCCAATTGCAAACGAAGCTCCATTCGGCAGAG
Coding sequences within:
- the LOC131264105 gene encoding G protein-activated inward rectifier potassium channel 4-like: MGQPEEVELCPEENFGEPFTKVSRVVNKIGERNVRIYNLPQRSIRFVKDLVTTLVEEKWRYALAVFVLSYIGSWTFFAGLWYILSYAHGDLALDPATGERLFDGVMPCVDGVSDFVGFLLFSMETQISTGYGAKVPTEECPESFGLLTIQLIVGLLIDAAILGIVYAKMVRPPQKISETKFSRRAVVCLRDGKLCFVFRICDRRWQHAIETKVSAVLLESRRTAEGEEIEKHESYLKLENDGRLILLWPVTVCHVIDSESPLYGVSAADLLERNFEIVITMTGGTMTTGQINQARTSYMPAEICWGHRFRNIVEYDSRKQSYVAVNEQMHDLEQVDTPLCSARHLDQIRRQLSQSQTKNEQPGTQVQTPETEA